The proteins below come from a single Natranaerofaba carboxydovora genomic window:
- the yabP gene encoding sporulation protein YabP, translated as MEERLEKSEGHKLIINNRQFSEITGVLHVDSFDDEEIVVETELGLLALKGEELDIKELNLDEKVLTVEGIILEVSYSEESGQRGVKDKSKSLLGKIFR; from the coding sequence ATGGAAGAAAGGCTAGAAAAGAGTGAAGGACACAAATTAATTATAAATAACAGACAATTTAGCGAAATCACAGGGGTGCTACATGTTGATAGCTTTGATGATGAAGAAATTGTAGTTGAAACAGAGCTTGGACTATTAGCCTTAAAAGGAGAAGAACTAGATATAAAAGAACTAAACTTAGATGAAAAAGTATTAACTGTTGAAGGGATCATACTTGAAGTTAGTTACTCTGAAGAGAGTGGACAAAGAGGGGTGAAAGATAAGAGTAAAAGTTTGCTTGGAAAAATATTTAGATAG